A stretch of Crossiella cryophila DNA encodes these proteins:
- a CDS encoding winged helix-turn-helix transcriptional regulator, with protein MRRTDLSDADCAIAQALDVVGDWWTLLVVRDVARGVHRFDALQAELGMSRKVLAERLRWLLDHGVLRRERYHEHPPRYEYRLTERGRALLPVLVALQDWGATWLLGDSTLSATSEPDSAEARRVRDLVGVRVPELLLPAADNTHRDPIADSARTVLYFFPGAGGTHPPGWDQIPGAPGCTLEACTYRDRHAEFAARGATVHGVSTQRPDELAAFTAAESLPFPLFSDAELTLVTALRLPTFRAGGVDRLKRLTLVVDRQRIVRAVLYPIPDAAGSVQEALALLELWQSGRDAAFREL; from the coding sequence GTGCGACGCACGGACCTCTCCGACGCCGACTGCGCCATCGCGCAGGCCCTGGACGTGGTCGGCGACTGGTGGACGCTGCTGGTGGTGCGCGATGTGGCCCGCGGCGTGCACCGATTCGACGCGCTACAGGCCGAACTGGGCATGTCCCGCAAGGTCCTGGCCGAACGCCTGCGCTGGCTCCTCGATCACGGCGTGCTGCGCCGCGAGCGCTACCACGAGCACCCGCCGCGCTATGAGTACCGGCTGACCGAGCGCGGCCGCGCCCTGCTGCCGGTGCTGGTGGCCCTGCAGGACTGGGGCGCGACCTGGCTGCTGGGCGACAGCACCCTGTCCGCGACCAGCGAACCGGACTCGGCCGAGGCCCGCCGGGTGCGCGACCTGGTCGGCGTCCGGGTCCCGGAGTTGCTGCTGCCCGCAGCGGACAACACCCACCGGGACCCGATCGCCGACTCCGCCCGCACCGTCCTGTACTTCTTCCCCGGCGCAGGCGGCACCCACCCACCCGGCTGGGACCAGATCCCCGGCGCCCCCGGCTGCACCCTGGAAGCCTGCACCTACCGGGACCGGCACGCCGAGTTCGCCGCACGCGGGGCCACCGTGCACGGGGTCTCCACCCAGCGCCCGGACGAACTGGCAGCCTTCACCGCCGCGGAGTCACTGCCCTTCCCGCTGTTCTCCGACGCCGAATTGACGCTGGTCACCGCATTGCGCCTGCCTACCTTCCGGGCCGGCGGGGTGGACCGGCTCAAGCGGCTGACCCTGGTGGTGGACCGGCAGCGGATCGTGCGCGCGGTGCTCTACCCGATCCCGGACGCGGCCGGTTCGGTGCAAGAGGCCCTGGCACTGCTCGAGTTGTGGCAATCTGGGCGGGATGCCGCATTTCGAGAGCTATGA
- a CDS encoding alpha/beta fold hydrolase has product MPHFESYDGLRLSYTTLGDGPPLICLSGGPGAEATSLGDLGGLAEHHTLIRLDARAGGDSEIPQDQASCAFPAQVKDIEALRAHLGMTRIDLLAHSAGTLTAQAYAAAEPRRVRRLVLIAPAGRGAREPDAAEVARIQARGVRTQEPADNGSPPSWLRGAFYVEHRAKALPHPVLAVAGAEDGIAGLTPAKLVADLHPAGVLAVLPGCGHWPWLDAPDPFTSVVSGFLAG; this is encoded by the coding sequence ATGCCGCATTTCGAGAGCTATGACGGACTTCGGCTGTCCTACACCACACTCGGCGACGGCCCGCCGTTGATCTGCCTCTCCGGCGGACCCGGCGCGGAAGCCACCAGCCTGGGCGATCTCGGCGGCCTGGCCGAACACCACACGCTCATCCGGCTGGACGCCAGGGCTGGCGGGGATTCCGAGATCCCCCAGGATCAGGCCAGCTGCGCGTTTCCGGCCCAGGTCAAGGACATCGAGGCGCTGCGCGCCCACCTCGGGATGACGCGGATCGACCTGCTCGCGCACTCCGCGGGCACGCTGACCGCCCAGGCCTACGCCGCCGCCGAACCCCGGCGGGTCCGGCGGCTGGTGCTCATCGCCCCGGCCGGCCGCGGCGCCCGCGAGCCGGACGCCGCGGAAGTGGCCCGGATCCAGGCCAGGGGTGTGCGGACCCAGGAACCCGCGGACAACGGCAGCCCACCGAGCTGGCTGCGCGGCGCCTTCTACGTCGAGCACCGGGCCAAGGCGCTGCCGCATCCGGTGCTCGCGGTGGCCGGGGCCGAGGACGGCATCGCCGGACTGACCCCGGCCAAGCTGGTCGCCGACCTGCACCCGGCCGGGGTGCTCGCGGTGCTCCCCGGCTGCGGGCACTGGCCGTGGCTGGACGCCCCGGACCCGTTCACCTCGGTGGTATCGGGGTTCCTGGCCGGATAG
- a CDS encoding RidA family protein has product MAITLVNPAGLPKVDLYRQVAVATGSRLVFIAGQVARDAEGGKIGEGDLAAQVEQCYLNLGIALAEVGATFDDVAKVTVYFVGWSPELIPHYVEGAGRAAAKLGITALPPLTGIGVAALAEPDLLVEIEATAVLD; this is encoded by the coding sequence ATGGCTATCACCCTTGTGAACCCCGCCGGACTGCCCAAGGTCGACCTCTACCGGCAGGTCGCCGTGGCCACCGGCTCCCGGCTGGTCTTCATCGCCGGTCAGGTCGCCCGCGACGCCGAAGGCGGCAAGATCGGCGAAGGCGACCTGGCCGCCCAGGTCGAGCAGTGCTACCTCAACCTCGGCATCGCACTGGCCGAGGTCGGCGCCACCTTCGACGACGTGGCCAAGGTGACCGTGTACTTCGTCGGCTGGAGCCCGGAGCTGATCCCGCACTACGTCGAGGGCGCGGGCCGGGCCGCGGCGAAGCTGGGCATCACCGCGCTGCCGCCGCTGACCGGGATCGGCGTGGCCGCGCTGGCCGAGCCGGACCTGCTGGTGGAGATCGAGGCGACCGCGGTGCTGGACTGA
- a CDS encoding TetR/AcrR family transcriptional regulator, which yields MARTKDPAVRTLLLERAAQMLRTREPITLRSLVAGTCVSTMAVYTHFGGMDGLWKALRQEGFTRLAARFATLTTSTDPVTDLTALVAAYLGNALDHPDLYRVMFDASFDLEDLKAADATLEYLVQAADRGRLADRFRAEVVPLELATQSWAIAHGLVSLVANGPLPRTTLDSGVPMLTALYVSMGDEPDRCARSVTRGWALDQR from the coding sequence ATGGCCAGGACGAAGGATCCAGCGGTGCGCACCCTGCTGCTGGAGCGGGCGGCGCAGATGCTGCGCACCCGCGAGCCGATCACGCTGCGCTCGCTGGTGGCCGGGACCTGCGTGTCCACCATGGCCGTCTACACCCACTTCGGCGGCATGGACGGCCTGTGGAAGGCGTTGCGGCAGGAGGGTTTCACCCGCCTGGCCGCCCGCTTCGCCACCCTGACCACGTCCACGGACCCGGTCACCGACCTGACCGCGCTGGTCGCGGCCTACCTCGGCAACGCCCTGGACCACCCCGACCTGTACCGGGTCATGTTCGACGCGAGCTTCGACCTGGAGGACCTCAAGGCCGCCGACGCGACCCTGGAGTACCTGGTCCAGGCCGCCGACCGGGGCAGGCTCGCCGACCGCTTCCGGGCCGAGGTGGTGCCGCTGGAACTGGCCACCCAGAGCTGGGCCATCGCGCACGGCCTGGTCTCCCTGGTGGCCAACGGCCCGCTCCCCCGCACGACGCTGGACAGCGGCGTGCCCATGCTGACCGCGCTCTACGTCAGCATGGGCGATGAGCCGGACCGGTGCGCCCGATCCGTCACCCGGGGCTGGGCGCTGGATCAGCGGTAG
- a CDS encoding SDR family oxidoreductase, with translation MSKSLNGKIALVAGATRNAGRGIAIELGAAGATVYITGRTAGGAKSPENRSESLEETAALIEAEGGTAVIAAVDHLDPAQVHALIQRIEAEQGRLDILVNAIFGGNSLLEWDKPIWEHDLEGGLQMLRLAVDTHLITAHHALPLMLRHPGSLLIELTDGTTAYNQDNYRVSTYFDLTKANCNRIAFTLGHEMKDKGGTAVALTPGWLRSEMMLESYEVTEENWRDALVKVPHFAISETTRYGGRAVAALAADPEVARFNQQSLDAGSLAQVYGFTDLDGSQPDAWRYLVEVQDPGKPADTTGYR, from the coding sequence ATGAGCAAGTCACTGAACGGAAAGATCGCCCTGGTCGCCGGCGCCACCCGCAACGCAGGTCGGGGCATCGCCATCGAACTGGGCGCCGCCGGTGCGACCGTCTACATCACCGGCCGCACCGCGGGCGGGGCGAAGTCGCCGGAGAACCGGAGCGAGTCCCTGGAGGAGACCGCGGCCCTGATCGAGGCCGAGGGCGGCACCGCGGTGATCGCGGCGGTGGACCACCTGGACCCGGCGCAGGTGCACGCCCTGATCCAGCGCATCGAGGCCGAGCAGGGCCGCCTGGACATCCTGGTCAACGCGATCTTCGGCGGGAACTCCCTGCTGGAGTGGGACAAGCCGATCTGGGAGCACGACCTCGAGGGCGGGCTGCAGATGCTGCGGCTGGCGGTGGACACCCACCTGATCACCGCGCACCACGCGCTGCCGCTGATGCTGCGCCACCCCGGCAGCCTGCTGATCGAGCTGACCGACGGCACCACCGCCTACAACCAGGACAACTACCGGGTCAGCACCTACTTCGACCTGACCAAGGCCAACTGCAACCGGATCGCCTTCACCCTGGGCCACGAGATGAAGGACAAGGGCGGCACCGCGGTCGCGCTCACCCCGGGCTGGCTGCGCTCGGAGATGATGCTGGAGTCCTACGAGGTCACCGAGGAGAACTGGCGGGACGCCCTGGTCAAGGTGCCGCACTTCGCGATCTCCGAGACCACCCGCTACGGCGGCCGGGCCGTGGCCGCGCTGGCCGCCGACCCGGAGGTGGCGCGGTTCAACCAGCAGTCCCTGGACGCGGGCAGCCTGGCCCAGGTCTACGGCTTCACCGACCTGGACGGCTCCCAGCCCGACGCCTGGCGCTACCTGGTCGAGGTGCAGGACCCCGGCAAGCCCGCCGACACCACCGGCTACCGCTGA
- a CDS encoding ArsR/SmtB family transcription factor: MGNRRITDPEVLKGLAQPLRQQLYQLLTQSGPATVSTLAKRVDTDPGLVSYHLRELAKAGYIVAAPELARDRRERWYRATGENQSWAWTDFTTPEARTVATAALAQMVTNQFERSRAFQQTRDGWEGQWNSSAFIANHYLRLTDTELRELEDELHAVIDKWSQPRKDLPAGPAAEDGREHVFLFLHAFPERP; this comes from the coding sequence ATGGGGAACCGTCGCATCACCGATCCCGAGGTGCTCAAGGGCCTGGCCCAGCCACTGCGGCAGCAGCTCTACCAGCTGCTGACCCAGAGCGGCCCGGCCACGGTGAGCACGCTGGCCAAGCGGGTGGACACCGATCCGGGCCTGGTCAGCTACCACCTGCGCGAGCTGGCCAAGGCGGGCTACATCGTGGCCGCACCCGAGCTGGCCAGGGACCGCCGCGAGCGCTGGTACCGGGCCACCGGGGAGAACCAGTCCTGGGCCTGGACCGACTTCACCACCCCGGAGGCGCGCACCGTGGCCACCGCGGCACTGGCCCAGATGGTGACCAACCAGTTCGAGCGCTCCCGCGCCTTCCAACAGACCCGCGACGGCTGGGAAGGGCAGTGGAACAGCTCCGCCTTCATCGCCAACCACTACCTGCGCCTGACCGACACCGAACTGCGTGAGCTGGAGGACGAGCTGCACGCGGTGATCGACAAGTGGAGCCAACCCCGCAAAGACCTACCGGCCGGTCCGGCGGCCGAGGACGGCCGCGAGCACGTGTTCCTGTTCCTGCACGCCTTCCCGGAGCGCCCGTGA
- a CDS encoding MFS transporter, with protein MSTAVAVRPAYREPAYLRYLAGHGTSLLGDQVWHVALSFSAVQLASPGVAGLVMTVAAVPRLALMLLGGALADRFDARRLMIGSDLARAVVMVLAAVLAFSSPSVLWLVLVALAFGIADAVFLPAAGSLQPRLLEVGQLSSGAALNEVVARAALLLGAPLGGVLVAVGGLPLACVVNAVTFVISMVAVTSARPRREVEPSGEPMFAAMRSGFAFLRGDRVLRTVILAALVINLGFIGPMNLGIAVLADYRGWGSVGIGLLVAGFGGGAALGSLVLLRVHLRARLGLIVAVAALVEAVAMVAMAVWPSLPVAVLAAVLVGLGGAPCGIGVRTLMQARTPDAFRGRVSSVHTLCSLGIAPLAMALFGLTVDAVGVLPAFLFSAALELIGATLCLAVPDLRQASIKQG; from the coding sequence GTGAGCACCGCGGTCGCGGTTCGCCCTGCCTACCGCGAACCCGCCTACCTGCGTTATCTCGCCGGGCACGGCACCTCGCTGCTGGGTGATCAGGTCTGGCACGTGGCGCTGTCCTTCTCCGCGGTGCAGCTGGCCTCCCCTGGTGTGGCCGGTCTGGTCATGACCGTGGCTGCGGTGCCCAGGCTGGCGTTGATGCTGCTGGGTGGCGCGCTGGCCGACCGCTTCGACGCGCGGCGGCTGATGATCGGCAGCGACCTGGCCCGCGCGGTGGTCATGGTGCTGGCCGCGGTGCTGGCCTTCAGCTCGCCGAGCGTGCTGTGGCTGGTGCTGGTCGCGCTGGCCTTCGGCATCGCCGACGCGGTGTTCCTGCCAGCGGCGGGTTCGCTGCAACCGCGGCTGCTGGAGGTCGGGCAGCTCTCCTCCGGCGCCGCGCTCAACGAGGTGGTGGCCAGGGCCGCGCTGCTGCTGGGCGCGCCACTGGGCGGCGTGCTGGTGGCGGTGGGCGGGTTGCCGCTGGCCTGCGTGGTCAACGCGGTGACCTTCGTGATCTCCATGGTCGCGGTGACCTCGGCCCGGCCGCGCCGGGAGGTCGAGCCCAGTGGCGAGCCGATGTTCGCCGCGATGCGCTCGGGTTTCGCCTTCCTGCGCGGGGACCGGGTGCTGCGCACGGTGATCCTGGCCGCGCTGGTGATCAACCTGGGCTTCATCGGGCCGATGAACCTGGGCATCGCGGTGCTGGCGGACTACCGCGGCTGGGGCTCGGTCGGCATCGGGTTGCTGGTGGCCGGGTTCGGCGGCGGCGCGGCACTGGGGTCGCTGGTGCTGCTGCGGGTGCACCTGCGTGCGCGGCTCGGGCTGATCGTCGCGGTGGCCGCGCTGGTGGAGGCGGTGGCCATGGTGGCGATGGCGGTGTGGCCGAGCCTGCCGGTGGCGGTGCTGGCCGCGGTGCTGGTCGGACTCGGCGGCGCGCCGTGCGGGATCGGCGTGCGCACGCTCATGCAGGCCCGCACGCCGGATGCCTTCCGCGGCCGGGTCAGCAGCGTGCACACCCTGTGCAGCCTGGGCATCGCGCCGCTGGCCATGGCGTTGTTCGGGCTGACCGTGGACGCCGTCGGGGTGCTGCCCGCCTTCCTGTTCAGCGCCGCGCTGGAGCTGATCGGGGCAACCTTGTGCCTTGCTGTGCCGGACCTGCGGCAAGCCTCGATCAAGCAGGGATAA
- a CDS encoding PadR family transcriptional regulator, which produces MSATRLLLLGVVRWCGTAHGYLVRAELESWWAHEWANIKWGSIYHGLKQLTKQELMTAASPPSNVGRVDYALTPAGDAEFLRLLRATLREPEQHKPDLLAAALVLMPTLPRDEVISLLKERLAALEVNRAQVAGQAGELTEPAHMSELFGVWRRSADSSIAWTQDLVERIEAGEHTFAGEAPHVFGMPGGATFNSDGTPRPRPRPDISCG; this is translated from the coding sequence ATGTCGGCGACGAGGCTGCTGCTGCTCGGTGTGGTGCGCTGGTGCGGGACCGCACACGGCTATCTGGTGCGCGCCGAGCTGGAGTCCTGGTGGGCGCACGAGTGGGCCAACATCAAGTGGGGCTCGATCTACCACGGCCTCAAACAGCTCACCAAGCAGGAGCTGATGACCGCCGCCTCGCCGCCGAGCAACGTGGGCCGGGTCGACTACGCGCTGACCCCGGCCGGCGATGCCGAGTTCCTGCGCCTGTTGCGGGCCACCCTGCGCGAGCCGGAGCAGCACAAACCCGATCTGCTGGCCGCCGCCCTGGTGCTGATGCCGACCCTGCCGCGCGATGAGGTGATCTCGCTGCTCAAGGAGCGGCTGGCCGCGCTGGAGGTCAACCGGGCCCAGGTCGCCGGGCAGGCCGGGGAGCTGACCGAACCCGCGCACATGAGCGAGCTGTTCGGGGTCTGGCGGCGCTCGGCCGACAGCAGCATCGCCTGGACCCAGGACCTGGTGGAACGGATCGAGGCCGGGGAACACACCTTCGCCGGCGAGGCCCCGCACGTCTTCGGCATGCCCGGCGGCGCCACGTTCAACAGTGACGGCACCCCTCGGCCCCGGCCGCGCCCCGACATCAGCTGCGGCTGA
- a CDS encoding ATP-binding cassette domain-containing protein: MIHTRDLVRHFKAKGEVVKAVQGVDLDVVQGEIVAFLGPNGAGKSTTLRMLTTLLPATSGEARVAGFDVRANPDAVRGRIGYIGQKHGASEGQQVRDELVAQGRIYGLAAADAGKRADELLEQLELAEQAKRYVATLSGGQKRRLDVALGLIHRPDLLFLDEPSTGLDPHSRANLWTHITGLREQYGTTIFLTTHYLDEADTAAERVIVIDHGRIIAEGTPDQLKAKVSGDLVTVEFGEPEAAARAVAIGEALPGAHEVNAEGSRLTLRIEHGDEALPTLVRALDTAEIRLRGLNVSRPSLDDVFLSLTGRSLREESA; this comes from the coding sequence ATGATCCACACCAGGGATCTGGTCCGTCACTTCAAGGCAAAAGGGGAGGTAGTGAAGGCTGTCCAGGGCGTTGACCTGGACGTAGTGCAGGGCGAGATCGTCGCCTTCCTCGGCCCGAACGGGGCAGGCAAGAGCACCACACTGCGCATGCTGACCACACTGCTGCCCGCCACCTCCGGCGAGGCCAGGGTGGCCGGGTTCGACGTGCGCGCCAACCCGGACGCGGTGCGCGGCCGGATCGGCTACATCGGGCAGAAGCACGGGGCCAGCGAGGGCCAGCAGGTCCGCGACGAGCTGGTCGCGCAGGGCCGAATCTACGGGCTGGCCGCGGCGGATGCGGGCAAGCGGGCCGACGAGCTGCTCGAACAGCTGGAACTGGCCGAGCAGGCCAAGCGGTACGTGGCCACGCTCTCCGGCGGGCAGAAGCGCCGCCTTGACGTGGCGCTCGGGCTGATCCACCGCCCGGACCTGCTGTTCTTGGACGAACCCTCCACCGGACTCGACCCGCACAGCCGGGCGAACCTGTGGACGCACATCACCGGGCTGCGCGAGCAGTACGGCACGACCATCTTCCTGACCACCCACTACCTGGACGAGGCCGACACCGCGGCCGAGCGGGTGATCGTCATCGACCACGGCCGGATCATCGCCGAGGGCACCCCCGACCAGCTCAAGGCCAAGGTCTCCGGCGATCTGGTCACCGTGGAGTTCGGCGAGCCGGAGGCCGCCGCCCGCGCGGTGGCCATCGGCGAAGCCCTGCCCGGCGCGCACGAGGTCAACGCCGAGGGCAGCCGGCTCACCCTGCGGATCGAGCACGGTGACGAGGCGCTGCCGACCCTGGTCCGCGCCCTGGACACCGCGGAGATCCGGCTGCGCGGGCTGAATGTCTCCCGGCCCAGTCTCGACGACGTCTTCCTGTCCCTGACCGGCCGCAGCCTGCGTGAGGAGTCGGCATGA